A single genomic interval of Psychroserpens sp. NJDZ02 harbors:
- a CDS encoding single-stranded DNA-binding protein has protein sequence MSGTLNKVMLIGHLGDEVKMHYFEGGGCVGRFPLATNETYTSKQTNERVTNTDWHNIVVRNKAAEICEKYLTKGDKVYVEGRIKNRKWQDDSGNERYSTEIQVSDFRFLSTKRDPEAAPPEGTTQQQAKSNTEKPVTRKPISSDDDLPF, from the coding sequence ATGTCAGGAACACTTAATAAAGTAATGCTAATTGGGCATTTAGGAGATGAAGTAAAGATGCACTATTTTGAAGGTGGTGGTTGTGTTGGTCGTTTTCCATTGGCAACTAACGAGACTTATACTAGTAAGCAAACTAACGAGCGTGTTACCAATACAGATTGGCATAATATAGTAGTCCGTAATAAAGCGGCTGAAATTTGTGAAAAGTACTTAACTAAAGGAGATAAGGTCTATGTCGAAGGACGTATAAAAAACAGAAAATGGCAAGATGACTCCGGTAACGAGCGTTATAGTACAGAGATACAAGTGTCAGATTTTAGATTTTTAAGTACCAAACGTGACCCAGAAGCGGCACCTCCAGAAGGAACAACGCAACAACAAGCAAAATCAAACACAGAAAAACCTGTGACGCGTAAACCAATATCTAGTGATGATGATCTCCCGTTTTAA
- a CDS encoding right-handed parallel beta-helix repeat-containing protein, whose protein sequence is MNISKCYLSFLLIVLSSFGLNATNYYVSNSGADSDTGLSLGNAFLTLQHAADLVIAGDTVFVEDGTYVGFDLRNVNGTAASPIIFIGLGDNVLINQSGPIRNDGINIENADYVIIDNFIVNDMPGNGNGIRVVVSNNCTVRNCACDNNAERGIFTGFTDDILIEYNVCTNSIDEHGIYVSNSSDRPIIRFNECYGNNNTGIHLNGDASAGGDGIISDALIYGNLIHDNNRSAGINMDGLQNPTIYNNLIYNNHSAQGIALFQQDGAIATNGAKIYNNTIIVPSDGRWGILVQNGANINTEIYNNIIINQHAWRGCIALNDTAMFTSDNNILNDKMSDNGDGSAISLAAWQALGLDTNSLLADPINSIFVNPSSNNFNLLADSQAIDAGTNLVSTIVTDDINGASRPMGVGYDIGAFELGTTLSINNDALLAEAILVYPNPTNGILHTDIKNLDRITVYDITGRYIKTITPESTIDLSELSPGTYLLKILSKGRTLTTKVVKK, encoded by the coding sequence ATGAACATATCTAAATGCTATTTATCCTTTCTTTTAATTGTACTATCAAGTTTTGGTTTAAACGCCACCAACTATTATGTTTCAAATTCTGGCGCTGATTCAGATACAGGCTTAAGTTTGGGTAATGCGTTTTTAACACTTCAACATGCTGCAGACCTTGTAATCGCAGGAGACACTGTATTTGTAGAAGACGGTACTTATGTTGGTTTTGATTTAAGAAACGTAAATGGTACAGCAGCAAGTCCTATTATTTTTATAGGATTAGGAGACAATGTCTTAATAAACCAAAGTGGCCCAATCAGAAATGATGGGATTAACATCGAAAACGCTGACTACGTTATAATTGATAACTTTATTGTAAATGATATGCCTGGAAATGGTAACGGTATACGAGTGGTGGTTTCTAATAATTGTACTGTTAGAAATTGTGCTTGTGATAATAATGCTGAACGAGGTATATTTACTGGATTTACCGACGATATTTTAATTGAATATAATGTTTGTACCAACTCAATCGATGAGCACGGAATTTATGTATCCAATAGCTCTGACAGACCCATAATTAGGTTTAACGAATGTTATGGTAATAATAACACTGGAATCCATTTAAATGGAGACGCTTCAGCTGGAGGCGACGGTATAATTAGTGATGCTTTAATCTATGGTAACCTTATCCATGATAACAATAGGTCTGCTGGAATAAACATGGATGGATTACAAAACCCAACAATCTATAACAACCTTATTTACAATAACCACTCAGCGCAAGGTATTGCACTTTTTCAACAAGATGGCGCGATTGCGACCAACGGTGCTAAAATTTATAATAATACAATTATCGTTCCTTCTGATGGACGATGGGGAATACTTGTGCAAAATGGCGCAAACATCAATACCGAAATTTATAATAACATTATCATTAATCAACATGCCTGGAGAGGCTGTATTGCTCTAAATGATACTGCCATGTTTACTAGCGACAACAATATCCTTAATGATAAAATGAGTGATAATGGGGATGGATCTGCAATTAGCCTAGCCGCATGGCAAGCACTAGGTCTTGACACCAACTCACTATTGGCCGATCCCATAAACTCAATATTTGTTAACCCATCATCAAATAATTTTAATCTACTAGCAGACTCTCAAGCGATTGATGCGGGCACCAACCTAGTAAGCACAATCGTTACGGATGATATTAATGGCGCTTCAAGACCAATGGGAGTAGGTTATGATATAGGCGCTTTTGAATTGGGCACAACACTTTCTATCAACAACGATGCACTCCTAGCTGAAGCTATTCTCGTTTACCCTAATCCAACTAATGGCATATTACATACTGATATTAAAAATTTAGATCGCATCACCGTATATGATATAACAGGACGTTATATAAAAACAATAACACCAGAATCAACGATTGATTTATCAGAATTATCACCAGGCACTTATCTATTAAAAATATTATCAAAAGGAAGAACGTTGACAACTAAAGTGGTAAAAAAATAA
- a CDS encoding gliding motility-associated protein GldE gives MDPEPSSFIALIISDNINVALGFVLLIVLLICSAMISGAEVALFSLSKSDLEDEALQSKKQIQIITKLLIRPKKLLATILVANNFINIGIVILFAFLGNYIFAGVASVVVKFVLEVVVITFLILLFGEILPKIYASRNNLKFATFMAFPLGVLDILFSPLSLPMRSITLGIHRKLGKQKSNISVDQLSQALELTSEHDTTKEEQKILQGIVSFGNTDTKQVMQPRIDVFALNVEQPYSDIIPEIIDNGYSRIPVYKDNMDNIIGVLYVKDLLPFIDKKTFDWTTLLREPFFVPENKKLDDLMSEFQEKKVHLAMVVDEYGGTSGLVSLEDIIEEIVGDISDEFDDEDLVYSKLDDKNYAFEGKTALKDFYKIIKIADDSVFEDYKGEAETLAGFILENSGGFPKRNSKINFGKYVFTIEALDKKRIKRVKVTLP, from the coding sequence ATGGACCCTGAACCCTCGAGTTTTATAGCTTTAATAATTTCCGACAATATTAATGTTGCACTTGGTTTTGTGCTTTTAATTGTGCTTTTAATATGCTCTGCCATGATATCCGGAGCGGAAGTGGCCTTGTTCTCACTATCTAAGTCAGATTTAGAAGACGAAGCATTACAGAGCAAAAAGCAAATACAGATCATCACAAAATTACTAATCAGGCCAAAAAAATTATTAGCAACAATCTTGGTCGCAAATAATTTTATTAACATAGGGATTGTAATATTATTTGCCTTTTTAGGTAATTATATATTTGCAGGTGTTGCTTCTGTTGTAGTTAAATTTGTATTGGAAGTGGTGGTTATCACCTTTTTAATTTTATTGTTTGGAGAGATTTTACCCAAAATTTATGCCAGTCGTAATAATTTGAAATTCGCAACATTTATGGCATTTCCATTAGGGGTCTTAGATATCTTATTTTCGCCTTTAAGTTTGCCTATGCGAAGTATTACTTTGGGAATACACCGTAAATTGGGTAAACAAAAATCTAATATTAGTGTCGATCAATTGTCTCAAGCTTTGGAGTTAACTAGCGAGCATGATACCACTAAAGAAGAACAAAAAATACTGCAAGGTATCGTTAGCTTTGGTAATACAGATACTAAGCAAGTTATGCAGCCGCGTATTGACGTATTTGCATTAAATGTAGAACAACCCTATAGTGATATTATACCCGAAATTATTGATAACGGTTATTCTAGAATTCCGGTATATAAGGATAATATGGATAATATTATAGGTGTTCTTTATGTTAAAGATTTACTACCTTTTATAGATAAAAAGACTTTTGATTGGACCACTTTATTGCGGGAACCATTTTTTGTTCCAGAAAATAAAAAGTTGGATGATTTGATGTCAGAGTTTCAAGAGAAGAAAGTACACTTAGCAATGGTAGTGGACGAGTATGGAGGGACTTCTGGCTTAGTATCTCTAGAAGATATTATTGAAGAGATTGTAGGAGATATTAGTGACGAATTTGATGACGAAGATCTAGTATACTCCAAACTAGATGATAAAAATTATGCTTTTGAAGGTAAAACAGCATTAAAGGATTTTTATAAAATTATAAAGATTGCGGATGATAGTGTTTTTGAAGATTATAAAGGTGAAGCTGAAACCCTTGCTGGTTTTATTTTAGAAAATTCTGGAGGCTTTCCAAAACGAAATAGTAAAATAAATTTCGGAAAATACGTTTTTACTATAGAGGCTTTGGATAAAAAACGAATCAAACGCGTCAAAGTTACATTGCCTTAA
- the gldD gene encoding gliding motility lipoprotein GldD: protein MKNIIVLLITFITLTSCGNDPVPKPNAYLRLEYPKAQYKAYNQNLPFTFDRNLQSDTIRFKPLKDDVESFGLNIEYKKLKGTIYLTYKAIDGEARLTQYLKNAQNFTQEHTKKADAITEDIWENPENNVYGMFYEVGGNAASQSQFYITDSINHFLTGSLYFYAKPNYDSILPAANYLQKDIKRIMESVQWQQRK from the coding sequence ATGAAAAATATAATAGTACTGCTTATAACTTTTATTACGCTAACCAGTTGCGGTAACGATCCTGTGCCAAAACCAAATGCCTATTTGCGATTAGAATATCCAAAAGCACAATATAAAGCGTACAATCAAAACTTACCTTTTACTTTTGATAGAAATTTACAAAGCGACACCATACGCTTTAAGCCGTTAAAAGATGATGTGGAAAGTTTTGGATTAAATATAGAATACAAAAAACTGAAAGGAACAATCTACTTAACTTATAAGGCTATTGATGGCGAAGCGCGTTTAACTCAATACCTTAAAAATGCACAAAATTTTACGCAAGAACACACTAAAAAAGCAGATGCCATTACCGAAGATATTTGGGAGAATCCAGAAAATAATGTTTACGGAATGTTTTATGAGGTAGGAGGTAATGCCGCATCACAATCTCAATTTTACATTACGGATAGCATTAATCACTTTTTAACGGGGTCTTTGTATTTTTATGCAAAACCTAATTATGATTCTATTTTACCGGCAGCAAACTACTTGCAAAAAGATATTAAACGTATTATGGAAAGTGTCCAGTGGCAACAGAGAAAGTAA